The proteins below are encoded in one region of Saccopteryx leptura isolate mSacLep1 chromosome 1, mSacLep1_pri_phased_curated, whole genome shotgun sequence:
- the SMIM46 gene encoding small integral membrane protein 46: MDLWLDNGQGRDSETTFQFWLQLLLWAHLTIRFLSYLRQALWVPKPQPAP; this comes from the coding sequence ATGGATCTGTGGTTAGACAATGGCCAAGGTAGGGACTCAGAGACCACATTCCAGTTCTGGCTGCAGCTTCTTCTTTGGGCCCATCTGACTATTCGTTTCCTGAGCTACCTGCGCCAGGCCCTCTGGGTACCTAAGCCACAGCCAGCACCCTGA